From a single Tachypleus tridentatus isolate NWPU-2018 chromosome 6, ASM421037v1, whole genome shotgun sequence genomic region:
- the LOC143253036 gene encoding leukocyte surface antigen CD53-like, which translates to MKMGFKEFVLIGCNILMWLLGAVLLGLGIWIVLDQKQLETNNDIPISHLTKAASIIISAAVFLLFISIIGCVGSSGKTWALKIFCVAMVILLVLELTVAGLVWKFGTGQKLQDIFTQALEEEIPRRIVSESSTRTIDLIQIKLECCGATSSLDYAGKLSNYIELPNSCLNETTLQPHKEGCGEKLSKYLSQKAAILGGFAVFIIIVQILALVLSILLIQEHREEVPPVRDYSQNKSSDNKVPTKADY; encoded by the exons ATGAAAATGGGTTTCAAAGAATTTGTTCTTATTGGCTGTAACATTTTGATGTGG CTGCTCGGTGCAGTGCTACTGGGATTAGGGATATGGATTGTGCTTGATCAAAAACAACTGGAGACAAACAACGATATACCAATTTCACATCTGACAAAAGCAGCCAGTATAATCATCTCTGCAGCTGTGTTCCTGCTTTTCATCAGTATCATTGGTTGTGTTGGATCATCTGGCAAGACATGGGCTCTAAAAATC ttcTGTGTGGCTATGGTAATTCTTCTAGTTTTGGAACTCACTGTAGCAGGTCTAGTTTGGAAGTTTGGTACCGGTCAAAAG CTCCAAGACATTTTTACTCAAGCTCTGGAGGAAGAAATCCCCCGTCGCATTGTCAGTGAATCATCCACTAGAACTATAGACTTGATTCAAATCAAA TTGGAATGTTGTGGAGCTACTTCTTCGCTGGATTATGCAGGAAAACTTAGCAACTATATCGAACTGCCAAATTCATGTCTCAATGAAACCACATTGCAGCCTCATAAAGAG GGTTGCGGTGAGAAGCTAtctaaatatttatcacaaaaagCAGCTATTCTTGGAGGGTTTGCAGTTTTCATCATTATCGTTCAG aTTCTGGCCTTGGTTCTTTCCATTCTGCTTATACAAGAACATCGTGAAGAGGTTCCACCTGTACGAGACTATTCACAAAATAAATCTTCGGACAATAAAGTTCCAACCAAAGCAGATTACtaa